The Aedes aegypti strain LVP_AGWG chromosome 3, AaegL5.0 Primary Assembly, whole genome shotgun sequence genome contains a region encoding:
- the LOC5576650 gene encoding stress-associated endoplasmic reticulum protein 2 → MAPQQRIRMANEKASRNITQRGNVPKSNKSAEEKYPVGPWLLALFIFVVCGSAIFQIIQSIRIA, encoded by the coding sequence ATGGCCCCACAGCAGAGAATCCGCATGGCCAACGAGAAGGCTAGCCGCAACATCACCCAGCGCGGCAACGTGCCCAAGTCGAACAAGAGCGCCGAGGAGAAGTACCCCGTCGGACCGTGGCTGCTGGCGTTGTTCATCTTCGTCGTGTGCGGTTCGGCCATCTTCCAGATCATCCAGTCGATCCGTATCGCGTAA